A stretch of Campylobacter gracilis DNA encodes these proteins:
- the tyrS gene encoding tyrosine--tRNA ligase, with translation MADIQGIMENFKRGVAEIIGEEQIEALIRRYYDSGEVFYVKVGMDPTAADLHLGHAVVLNKLAFLQNHGAIVQFLIGDFTAQIGDPTGKSETRKKLAREIVLQNAKTYEQQVFKILNPAKTKVMFNSEWTNRLGASGMIELSSTFNVARMLERDDFEKRYKAEQPISISEFMYPLLQGYDSVCMKCDIEFGGTDQKFNLLMGRQLQRIYDIGKEQSVVMMPLLVGTDGTNKMSKSLGNYIGVTDTPHDMYGKVMSISDALMWDWYNLLSQKSSEDIELIKGFVADGSIHPKAVKEELASEIVTQFYDENTAFEAKQEFDRVHGAGELPSEIKEYHVSSPAWIVKALISCKLAVSSSDARRLIKSNAVSIDQNKILDEQLQLSSGEYTLQVGKKKFAKLKVD, from the coding sequence ATGGCTGACATTCAAGGCATTATGGAAAATTTTAAGCGCGGCGTCGCGGAGATCATCGGCGAAGAGCAGATCGAGGCGCTGATTAGGCGCTATTACGACAGCGGCGAGGTCTTTTACGTCAAAGTCGGCATGGATCCCACTGCTGCGGATCTACACCTAGGACACGCCGTCGTTCTAAATAAACTTGCATTTTTGCAAAACCACGGCGCGATCGTGCAGTTTCTAATCGGCGATTTTACCGCTCAAATCGGCGATCCTACGGGTAAGAGCGAGACTCGCAAAAAGCTAGCGCGCGAAATCGTGCTTCAAAACGCCAAAACCTACGAGCAGCAGGTGTTTAAAATTTTAAATCCCGCCAAAACCAAGGTGATGTTTAATTCCGAATGGACCAACCGCCTGGGTGCTAGCGGTATGATCGAGCTATCAAGCACTTTTAATGTTGCCAGGATGCTCGAGCGCGACGACTTCGAGAAGCGCTACAAGGCCGAGCAGCCGATCAGCATCAGCGAGTTTATGTATCCGCTACTGCAAGGATACGACAGCGTTTGCATGAAATGCGATATAGAATTTGGCGGCACCGATCAGAAATTTAATCTTTTAATGGGTCGCCAGCTGCAAAGAATTTACGATATCGGTAAAGAGCAAAGCGTCGTGATGATGCCGCTTTTGGTAGGTACCGACGGCACAAACAAAATGAGCAAAAGCCTTGGTAACTACATCGGCGTAACCGATACGCCGCATGATATGTACGGCAAGGTGATGAGCATTAGTGACGCGTTAATGTGGGATTGGTATAATCTGCTAAGCCAAAAAAGCAGCGAAGATATCGAGCTAATAAAAGGCTTTGTGGCCGATGGCTCGATCCATCCTAAGGCGGTTAAGGAGGAGCTTGCCTCCGAGATCGTAACGCAATTTTATGACGAAAACACCGCCTTTGAAGCCAAGCAGGAATTTGACCGCGTCCACGGCGCCGGCGAGCTTCCTAGCGAGATCAAGGAGTACCACGTAAGCTCGCCTGCATGGATAGTAAAGGCGCTAATTAGCTGCAAGCTCGCAGTCTCTAGCTCGGATGCGCGCAGATTGATAAAATCAAACGCCGTAAGTATCGATCAAAATAAAATTTTAGATGAGCAGCTTCAGCTTAGCTCGGGCGAATATACACTCCAAGTAGGAAAGAAAAAATTCGCTAAATTAAAGGTGGATTAA
- a CDS encoding RelA/SpoT family protein: MESLTRINDNFLESLIDDVVDTKDIQSAKQLLYNLKEPTPLLVDAINLCIAQHDGQFRKSGEPYAIHPILVACFVSFMGGDDAMVISALLHDVVEDTDYSIEQVRQRFGDEVAKIVEGLTKIVNIREDKLAPSGDSNAKLRTTALTFRRMLMISINDQRVLVVKLCDRLHNMLTLDALRPDKQKRIGEETLLVYAPIAHKLGISSIKNVLEDLSFKYVMPKEYSAIADYVEEHKQQLQMSLSKFSEKIKEYMLSNGFSEGSFEIQKRMKHYYSIFLKMQRKGISIEEVLDLLAIRIIVQKPMDCYLALGIIHTKFNPLISRFKDYIALPKQNGYQTIHTTVFNESMIVEVQIRTFDMHNTAEFGVAAHWKYKYSGSINPKLDWLNDIGMQEEDDANAEDLYEYAKDSLYVEDIAVYSPKGGIFTLPRGATALDYAYEIHSQVGLKATEAFINRVKVPLLTELKNGDIVHIITGSEPHYRCSWLSSVKTGKARATIKAFCKQKIRDINFEVAIKILCAIFTTSKESILSWLEKENLSKKIDKAAYDSVFLKDVVNALKKYPLKEKFFNMKFRSKYEIEKQKFDNIVVYSNFKIDEVEFDYCCNPKRGDDIIGFRNGHGVTVHHKLCERASELIKTDEMIFVKWTRNAPHRYKIILNLENKRGSLATFLNYLVKLEIDLVSISLNENSETTSDYFEIIIELNENLDSTEIKDKLKNRFKIVDFVSLTDVYKN, from the coding sequence ATGGAATCGTTGACAAGGATTAATGATAACTTCTTAGAAAGTCTTATCGACGATGTCGTCGATACCAAAGACATCCAAAGCGCCAAGCAGCTGCTTTATAATCTAAAAGAGCCCACTCCGCTGCTGGTAGATGCTATAAATTTATGCATCGCGCAGCATGACGGGCAGTTTCGCAAAAGCGGCGAGCCATATGCGATCCATCCGATTTTGGTAGCTTGCTTCGTATCTTTTATGGGCGGAGACGACGCGATGGTAATATCTGCGCTATTGCATGACGTAGTAGAGGATACAGATTACAGCATCGAGCAGGTTAGACAAAGATTCGGCGACGAAGTAGCCAAAATCGTAGAAGGGCTTACTAAAATCGTAAACATCAGGGAGGATAAATTAGCCCCATCCGGCGATAGCAACGCCAAGCTGCGAACTACCGCGCTTACCTTCCGCAGGATGCTGATGATTTCCATTAACGATCAGCGCGTTTTGGTAGTCAAACTCTGCGATAGGCTGCACAATATGCTAACCCTAGACGCACTTCGCCCAGATAAGCAAAAACGTATCGGCGAGGAGACGCTTTTGGTTTACGCGCCGATCGCGCACAAGCTTGGAATTTCATCGATCAAAAACGTGCTTGAAGATCTTAGCTTCAAATACGTTATGCCTAAAGAGTATTCGGCGATTGCCGATTACGTCGAAGAGCATAAGCAGCAGCTTCAGATGAGCTTGAGCAAATTTAGCGAAAAGATCAAAGAGTATATGCTCTCAAACGGCTTTAGTGAGGGCAGCTTTGAGATCCAAAAGCGGATGAAACACTACTACTCGATCTTTTTAAAAATGCAGCGCAAAGGAATTTCGATCGAGGAGGTGCTCGATCTTTTGGCTATCCGCATCATCGTGCAAAAGCCGATGGATTGCTACTTGGCTCTGGGTATAATACATACTAAATTTAATCCGCTCATATCGCGCTTTAAGGATTATATCGCACTTCCGAAGCAAAACGGATATCAGACGATCCACACGACTGTCTTTAACGAAAGTATGATCGTAGAGGTGCAGATCCGCACCTTCGATATGCACAACACCGCGGAATTCGGCGTCGCAGCGCACTGGAAATATAAATATAGCGGCTCGATCAATCCGAAGCTTGATTGGCTAAACGACATCGGCATGCAGGAAGAGGACGACGCCAACGCCGAGGATCTTTACGAATACGCTAAAGACAGCCTCTACGTCGAGGATATCGCCGTATATTCGCCCAAGGGCGGAATTTTTACATTGCCGCGCGGTGCTACAGCGCTTGATTACGCCTACGAGATACACTCTCAAGTGGGCTTAAAAGCGACCGAGGCCTTTATAAATCGCGTCAAGGTGCCACTTCTTACGGAGCTAAAAAACGGAGATATCGTTCATATCATCACCGGAAGCGAGCCACACTACCGCTGCAGTTGGCTAAGCTCGGTCAAAACCGGCAAGGCGCGCGCGACGATCAAGGCGTTTTGCAAGCAAAAGATCAGAGATATAAATTTTGAAGTAGCGATTAAAATTTTATGCGCGATCTTTACGACGAGCAAGGAGAGCATTTTAAGCTGGCTTGAAAAAGAAAATTTAAGCAAAAAGATCGACAAAGCAGCCTATGACTCGGTATTTTTAAAAGACGTCGTAAACGCGCTTAAAAAATACCCGCTCAAAGAGAAATTTTTCAATATGAAATTTCGCAGCAAGTATGAGATCGAGAAGCAAAAATTTGACAACATCGTGGTGTATTCAAATTTTAAAATCGACGAGGTTGAGTTTGATTACTGCTGCAACCCAAAGCGCGGCGACGACATCATCGGCTTTCGCAACGGACACGGCGTGACGGTGCATCATAAGCTGTGCGAACGTGCAAGCGAGCTAATCAAAACCGATGAGATGATCTTCGTAAAATGGACGCGTAATGCGCCGCACCGCTACAAGATCATATTAAATTTAGAAAATAAGCGCGGCTCGCTGGCGACGTTTTTGAACTATTTAGTCAAGCTCGAGATCGATCTGGTATCGATAAGCCTCAACGAAAATAGCGAAACGACGTCAGATTATTTTGAGATCATCATCGAGCTGAACGAAAATTTAGACTCCACGGAGATTAAAGACAAACTCAAAAACCGCTTTAAAATCGTGGATTTCGTATCACTTACGGACGTATATAAAAACTAA
- a CDS encoding DNA-directed RNA polymerase subunit omega, which produces MRTEQIVAKALKVTGGDRYKLSLMISKRAEQLAAGEPPLIDNVDTRRMKFADIAILELAEGKIALDGIVDKD; this is translated from the coding sequence ATGAGAACCGAACAAATTGTAGCCAAGGCTTTAAAAGTAACGGGCGGAGACCGATATAAGCTATCTTTGATGATAAGCAAACGCGCCGAGCAGCTAGCTGCAGGCGAACCGCCGTTAATAGATAACGTAGATACTCGCAGAATGAAATTTGCCGATATAGCAATCTTAGAACTAGCCGAAGGTAAGATCGCATTAGATGGAATCGTTGACAAGGATTAA
- the pyrH gene encoding UMP kinase, whose amino-acid sequence MAKYNRILVKFSGEALAGENGFGIDSEILKFIAKEIKQLVEGGIEVGIVIGGGNIIRGVSAAASGIIKRTSGDHMGMLATVINAIAMREALEYAGMDVRVQSAIKMEAICETFIIGRAKRHLEKGRVVIFAAGTGNPFFTTDTAGTLRAIEIGADAIIKATKVMGIYDKDPQKFKDAKLLSKVTYDQALHDNIRVMDDTAIALAKDNALPIIVCNMFKSGNLYKIVDGGDLSSCSIVKN is encoded by the coding sequence ATGGCTAAATACAATCGCATACTCGTAAAATTTTCGGGTGAAGCGCTAGCGGGAGAGAACGGCTTTGGGATTGACAGCGAAATTTTAAAATTTATCGCCAAAGAGATCAAGCAGCTCGTAGAGGGCGGCATCGAAGTAGGCATCGTAATCGGCGGCGGCAACATCATAAGAGGCGTAAGCGCCGCAGCTAGCGGTATCATCAAACGCACCAGCGGCGATCATATGGGCATGCTAGCGACCGTCATCAACGCAATCGCGATGAGAGAAGCGCTAGAATACGCAGGCATGGACGTACGCGTGCAAAGCGCGATAAAGATGGAAGCGATCTGCGAGACCTTCATTATCGGTCGCGCTAAAAGGCACCTCGAAAAAGGTCGCGTCGTGATCTTTGCCGCGGGCACCGGAAATCCATTCTTTACTACCGATACTGCGGGCACTCTCCGCGCGATCGAGATCGGAGCAGACGCTATCATAAAAGCCACCAAGGTAATGGGGATCTACGACAAAGATCCGCAAAAATTTAAAGACGCCAAATTGCTTTCCAAAGTCACTTACGATCAAGCCCTGCACGACAACATCAGGGTGATGGACGATACAGCTATCGCGCTTGCTAAGGACAATGCACTTCCGATCATCGTATGCAATATGTTTAAGAGCGGAAATTTATACAAAATCGTCGATGGCGGAGATCTAAGCTCCTGCTCGATCGTAAAAAACTGA
- a CDS encoding apolipoprotein N-acyltransferase produces MQRSFLVPCVSFIRNLKSSYFTLSYINKGFVLALALSNFIFVEILSSKFDGLGALAAEFFSPLIAIAALFYLLKASKAEWFWCGFFIGALWMHWISFSLIYFDLAFLIPIEILGICLVYAFIFRIFVIFDAPVLRAACLLILKFIHPFGFDWLNFELLLSHGIFRADLSALALILAGLCTVLYLRGRGARAKLNATIFAVFLICALQFSQKEPEPLPIKISLANTDISQHDIWAKDKILSAALANLARIDEAIAEGQDAIILPESAFAMPLNLENALVEALKEKSRAITIVAGAEAYEDGKFYNSAYLFANGEMKRFDKHILVPFGEMVPLPEFARNFINRVLLGGATDFSTASGFSDYELGGRSVRSAVCYEATRAELYEGSPKYVVAISNNGWFVPSYEPYLQRLIIRYYASLHGTLVYHAVNGSASEIIAPKKIWINRLKDHLK; encoded by the coding sequence ATGCAAAGAAGTTTCCTTGTTCCATGTGTTTCCTTCATTAGAAATTTAAAAAGTAGCTATTTTACATTAAGTTACATAAATAAAGGCTTTGTTCTTGCCCTTGCGCTTTCAAATTTTATTTTCGTAGAAATTTTAAGCTCTAAATTTGACGGCTTAGGCGCTTTGGCGGCAGAATTTTTCTCGCCCCTGATCGCGATAGCAGCACTTTTTTATCTGCTAAAAGCAAGCAAGGCGGAGTGGTTTTGGTGCGGATTTTTTATCGGCGCGCTATGGATGCACTGGATCAGCTTCAGCCTGATCTATTTCGATCTTGCATTTTTGATCCCGATTGAAATTCTTGGAATTTGCCTCGTTTACGCCTTTATTTTCCGCATCTTTGTGATCTTTGACGCGCCGGTTTTGCGCGCTGCGTGCCTTTTGATTCTAAAATTTATCCATCCTTTCGGCTTTGATTGGCTAAATTTTGAACTGCTGCTAAGCCATGGAATTTTCAGAGCCGATCTTAGCGCGCTGGCTCTGATTTTAGCGGGGCTTTGCACGGTTTTGTATCTGCGCGGACGAGGCGCCCGGGCTAAGCTTAATGCCACGATCTTTGCGGTATTTTTGATCTGCGCGCTGCAATTCAGCCAAAAAGAGCCCGAGCCGCTACCGATTAAAATTTCACTCGCAAACACCGATATTTCGCAGCATGACATCTGGGCGAAGGATAAAATTTTATCCGCCGCGTTGGCAAATTTGGCTCGGATTGATGAGGCGATCGCAGAGGGACAAGACGCGATAATCCTGCCCGAGAGCGCCTTTGCGATGCCGCTAAATCTAGAAAACGCGCTAGTTGAAGCTCTAAAGGAAAAATCGCGCGCAATTACTATCGTAGCGGGCGCGGAAGCGTATGAGGACGGGAAATTTTACAACAGCGCCTATCTTTTTGCGAACGGGGAAATGAAGCGCTTCGATAAGCACATTTTGGTGCCGTTTGGCGAAATGGTGCCGCTGCCGGAATTCGCGCGAAATTTTATCAACCGCGTGCTGCTAGGCGGTGCGACCGATTTTTCGACGGCTAGTGGCTTTAGCGACTACGAGCTTGGCGGGCGAAGCGTAAGAAGCGCGGTTTGCTACGAGGCTACGCGCGCAGAGCTTTACGAAGGCTCGCCCAAATACGTCGTAGCGATCAGTAATAACGGCTGGTTCGTGCCGAGCTACGAGCCCTATTTGCAGCGCCTCATAATCCGCTACTACGCGAGCTTGCACGGCACATTGGTCTATCACGCCGTAAACGGCAGCGCTAGCGAAATAATCGCTCCGAAAAAGATCTGGATAAACCGCCTTAAAGATCATCTAAAATAG
- the yajC gene encoding preprotein translocase subunit YajC: MEQGNFFASILPIVVIFAIMYFLIIRPQQKQAKDHKAMVDALGKGDKIITSGGIKCTVVKTNNDFITVKLNDEVMVELDKQFVARKLDEQ; this comes from the coding sequence ATGGAACAAGGAAACTTCTTTGCATCAATCCTGCCTATCGTCGTAATCTTTGCGATTATGTATTTTTTGATTATCAGACCGCAGCAAAAGCAGGCCAAGGATCATAAAGCGATGGTCGATGCGCTCGGCAAAGGCGATAAGATCATAACTAGCGGTGGCATAAAATGCACGGTCGTGAAAACAAACAATGATTTTATCACAGTTAAGCTTAACGATGAGGTCATGGTTGAGCTGGATAAACAATTTGTGGCAAGAAAATTAGATGAGCAGTAA
- the secD gene encoding protein translocase subunit SecD: protein MSSKISYRLLIFLAAVIFSAIFAAPSIFQTEKGSKINLGLDLQGGLHMLLEVQSDEAVVSKIKSIAASVNYAAKRDDLLMDGLKLEGDSFEFEILDADEASKFDAILHSAASGLDIQKSGEKYRVTLTPEEVEATKKYAIEQAVETIRNRLDQFGLAEPTVAKQGESYILVELPGVKSAADEQRAKDLIAKAAHLQLMAVDDVRQDRAQTISAADARAYGDVIYPDVKNPNYKYLINEIPVLDGAMLVDAKVAFDQHTNQPIINFTLNSQGAQIFGDFTGKNVGKRLAIVLDGKVYSAPRINERIGGGSGQISGGFNVEEAHDVAIALRSGALLAPVKVSETRSIGPSLGQDSIDKSMAALSLAAVAILIFMIFYYGVAGLFADIALVVNILFLIACMALFGATLTLPGMAGIVLTIGMAVDANVIINERVREVLRTGVSIRQSINKGYENAMSAIVDSNITTLITSAALYAYGTGPVKGFAVTMSIGIVASMITAILGTHGMFELVMDKMEKSKNTALWLGYKVRGGANASV, encoded by the coding sequence ATGAGCAGTAAAATTTCATACCGCCTGCTGATCTTTTTGGCTGCGGTTATTTTTTCGGCGATTTTTGCCGCGCCTTCGATCTTTCAGACCGAAAAGGGAAGCAAGATAAACTTGGGTTTGGATCTGCAAGGCGGCCTACATATGCTTTTGGAAGTTCAAAGCGACGAGGCGGTCGTTTCAAAGATCAAATCGATCGCTGCGAGCGTCAATTACGCCGCCAAGCGCGATGATCTGCTGATGGACGGGCTAAAATTGGAAGGTGATTCGTTCGAGTTTGAAATTTTAGACGCGGACGAGGCTTCTAAATTTGATGCAATTTTGCATAGTGCGGCAAGCGGATTAGACATTCAAAAATCTGGCGAAAAATACCGCGTCACGCTAACGCCTGAGGAGGTCGAAGCGACTAAAAAGTACGCGATCGAACAGGCCGTAGAAACTATCCGAAACCGCTTGGATCAATTCGGACTTGCGGAGCCGACGGTAGCAAAGCAGGGCGAGAGCTATATTTTGGTTGAGCTTCCTGGTGTCAAAAGTGCAGCGGATGAGCAGCGCGCCAAGGATCTGATCGCCAAAGCGGCTCACTTGCAGCTTATGGCAGTGGACGACGTGCGCCAAGACCGCGCGCAGACTATCAGCGCAGCGGATGCTAGAGCTTACGGAGACGTGATCTACCCGGACGTTAAAAATCCGAATTACAAGTATCTCATAAACGAAATTCCGGTGCTTGATGGCGCGATGCTAGTTGATGCGAAGGTTGCTTTCGATCAACACACCAATCAGCCGATCATAAATTTTACGCTGAATTCTCAAGGCGCTCAAATTTTTGGTGATTTTACTGGCAAAAATGTCGGTAAGCGCCTTGCGATCGTGCTTGATGGCAAGGTTTACTCCGCGCCGCGCATAAACGAGCGTATCGGCGGCGGTAGCGGTCAGATCAGCGGCGGATTTAACGTCGAAGAGGCGCACGACGTAGCGATCGCGCTTAGAAGCGGCGCGCTTTTGGCTCCGGTTAAAGTCTCAGAAACGCGCAGCATCGGTCCTAGCCTAGGACAAGATAGCATCGATAAAAGTATGGCAGCGCTTAGTCTTGCGGCGGTTGCAATTTTAATCTTTATGATTTTCTACTACGGCGTGGCGGGACTTTTTGCCGACATAGCGCTTGTAGTAAATATTTTATTTCTAATCGCTTGTATGGCGCTTTTTGGTGCAACATTAACGCTTCCTGGAATGGCGGGAATCGTGCTAACTATCGGAATGGCGGTGGATGCGAACGTTATCATTAATGAGCGCGTTAGAGAGGTGCTAAGGACGGGAGTTTCGATCCGACAAAGCATAAATAAAGGCTATGAAAATGCGATGAGCGCGATCGTGGATTCAAATATCACTACGCTAATTACTTCTGCTGCGCTTTATGCTTATGGCACGGGTCCGGTGAAGGGCTTTGCCGTCACGATGAGTATCGGTATCGTAGCGTCGATGATAACGGCGATTTTGGGCACTCATGGAATGTTTGAGTTAGTAATGGATAAGATGGAAAAGAGCAAAAATACCGCGCTTTGGCTCGGTTATAAAGTAAGAGGAGGCGCAAATGCAAGTGTTTGA